A window of Pseudomonas mucidolens contains these coding sequences:
- a CDS encoding cupin domain-containing protein: MNPDIPLQLLGGITAREFLRDYWQKKPLLIRQAIPDFESPIDADELAGLALEEEVESRLVIEHGERPWELRRGPFAEDAFSNLPERDWTLLVQAVDQFVPEVAELLENFRFLPSWRIDDVMISFAAPGGSVGPHFDNYDVFLLQGAGKRSWKIGQTCDSESSLLQHADLRILSDFEETAEWVLEPGDMLYLPPRLAHCGVAIDDCMTYSVGFRAPSAAEVLTHFTDFLSQYLTDEERYTDADAQPVSDPHQIQHDALDRLKGLLAEHMSDERMLLTWFGQFMTEPRYPELVVGPELEEDDFLGSLEQGAVLIRNPSARLAWSEVDDDLLLFASGQSRYLPGKLRELLKMICAADALHIDNLGPWLADEDGRDLLCELVKQGSLGFADE; encoded by the coding sequence ATGAATCCTGATATTCCTCTTCAACTTCTAGGCGGCATCACGGCACGGGAATTCCTGCGCGATTACTGGCAGAAAAAACCCCTGCTGATCCGCCAGGCCATCCCTGATTTCGAAAGCCCGATCGACGCCGACGAACTGGCCGGACTGGCCCTGGAAGAAGAAGTCGAGTCGCGCCTGGTGATCGAGCACGGCGAGCGCCCCTGGGAACTGCGTCGCGGCCCGTTTGCCGAAGATGCGTTCAGCAACTTGCCCGAACGCGACTGGACCCTGCTGGTACAGGCCGTCGACCAGTTCGTACCGGAAGTCGCCGAACTGCTGGAAAACTTCCGCTTCCTGCCAAGCTGGCGCATTGACGATGTGATGATCAGCTTTGCCGCACCTGGCGGTAGCGTCGGCCCGCACTTCGACAACTACGACGTGTTCCTGCTACAAGGTGCCGGCAAGCGCAGCTGGAAAATCGGTCAAACGTGCGATTCCGAAAGCTCGCTGCTGCAACATGCCGACTTGCGCATTCTCTCGGACTTCGAAGAGACCGCCGAGTGGGTGCTGGAACCCGGTGACATGCTCTACCTGCCCCCGCGCCTCGCGCATTGTGGCGTTGCCATCGATGACTGCATGACCTACTCAGTCGGCTTCCGCGCGCCAAGCGCTGCCGAGGTGCTGACGCACTTCACCGATTTCCTCAGCCAATACTTGACTGACGAAGAGCGCTACACCGACGCCGACGCCCAACCTGTCAGCGATCCGCACCAGATCCAGCACGATGCCCTCGACCGCCTCAAGGGCCTGCTGGCCGAACACATGAGCGACGAACGCATGTTGCTGACCTGGTTCGGCCAGTTCATGACCGAGCCGCGTTATCCTGAGCTGGTCGTGGGTCCTGAACTGGAAGAAGACGACTTCCTGGGTAGCCTGGAGCAAGGCGCGGTGCTGATCCGCAACCCAAGCGCACGCCTGGCGTGGTCCGAAGTCGATGACGACCTGCTGCTGTTCGCCAGCGGCCAGAGCCGTTACCTGCCAGGCAAACTGCGCGAGCTGCTGAAGATGATTTGTGCTGCCGACGCCTTGCACATCGACAACCTCGGCCCATGGCTGGCGGATGAAGACGGCCGCGATCTGCTGTGTGAACTGGTCAAGCAAGGAAGCCTGGGGTTTGCCGATGAATAA
- the purB gene encoding adenylosuccinate lyase produces MQLSSLTAVSPVDGRYAGKTQALRPIFSEYGLIRARVLVEVRWLQRLAAHPAISEVPAFSAEANAVLNTLAENFSLEHAERVKEIERTTNHDVKAIEYLLKEQAAKLPELAQVSEFIHFACTSEDINNLSHALMLREGRDDVMLPLMRQTANAIRELAIRFADVPMLSRTHGQPASPTTLGKELANVVYRLERQIAQVAAVPLLGKINGAVGNYNAHLSAYPEIDWEANARAFIEDELGLGFNPYTTQIEPHDYIAELFDAIARFNTILIDFDRDIWGYISLGYFKQRTIAGEIGSSTMPHKVNPIDFENSEGNLGIANALFQHLASKLPISRWQRDLTDSTVLRNLGVGFAHSVIAYEASLKGISKLELNAQKIAADLDACWEVLAEPIQTVMRRYNIENPYEKLKELTRGKGISPEALQTFIDGLDMPATAKAELKLLTPANYIGNAVEQAKRI; encoded by the coding sequence ATGCAGCTTTCTTCGCTCACTGCGGTTTCCCCTGTAGACGGCCGCTACGCCGGCAAAACCCAGGCCCTGCGCCCGATTTTCAGCGAATACGGCCTGATCCGTGCTCGTGTCCTGGTTGAAGTGCGCTGGCTCCAGCGCCTGGCCGCTCACCCCGCTATCAGCGAAGTGCCGGCGTTTTCCGCCGAAGCCAACGCTGTATTGAACACCCTGGCGGAAAACTTCTCTCTGGAACACGCCGAGCGCGTCAAAGAGATCGAGCGCACCACCAACCACGACGTAAAAGCCATCGAATACCTGCTCAAAGAGCAAGCGGCCAAGCTGCCGGAACTGGCCCAGGTCAGCGAATTCATCCACTTTGCCTGCACCAGCGAGGACATCAACAACCTGTCCCACGCCCTGATGCTGCGTGAAGGCCGTGATGACGTGATGCTGCCGCTGATGCGCCAGACCGCCAACGCCATCCGCGAGCTGGCTATCCGTTTTGCCGACGTGCCGATGCTGTCGCGCACCCACGGCCAACCGGCTTCGCCGACCACCCTGGGCAAAGAACTGGCCAACGTGGTGTACCGCCTGGAGCGCCAGATCGCCCAAGTCGCCGCCGTGCCACTGCTGGGCAAGATCAACGGCGCCGTGGGCAACTACAACGCCCACCTGTCGGCCTACCCGGAAATCGACTGGGAAGCCAACGCTCGCGCCTTTATCGAAGACGAGCTGGGCCTGGGTTTCAACCCGTACACCACGCAGATCGAACCTCACGACTACATCGCTGAGCTGTTCGACGCCATTGCGCGCTTCAACACCATTCTGATCGACTTCGACCGCGATATCTGGGGCTACATCTCCCTGGGCTACTTCAAGCAGCGCACGATTGCCGGTGAAATCGGCTCGTCGACCATGCCGCACAAAGTCAACCCGATCGACTTCGAAAACTCCGAAGGCAACCTCGGCATCGCCAACGCGCTGTTCCAGCACCTGGCCAGCAAATTGCCAATCTCGCGCTGGCAGCGTGACCTGACCGACTCCACCGTACTGCGCAACCTCGGCGTGGGCTTTGCCCATAGCGTGATCGCGTACGAAGCCAGCCTCAAAGGCATCAGCAAACTGGAACTCAACGCGCAGAAAATCGCCGCTGACCTGGACGCTTGCTGGGAAGTGTTGGCTGAGCCGATCCAGACCGTGATGCGCCGCTACAACATCGAAAACCCGTACGAGAAGCTGAAAGAGTTGACGCGCGGTAAAGGCATCAGCCCTGAAGCTCTGCAAACGTTCATCGATGGCCTGGACATGCCGGCCACCGCCAAGGCCGAGCTGAAACTGCTCACCCCGGCCAACTACATCGGCAACGCTGTAGAGCAAGCAAAACGCATCTGA
- the hflD gene encoding high frequency lysogenization protein HflD: MSPTQEQLTALGGVFLAAVLVDKIAKTGQVTESGLTCMLGSLLIRDPKDTLEVYGGDDLALREGYRALIGALERDPSTLQREPLRYALSMLGLERQLAKRDDLLETIGKRLPQIQSQVEHFGPAHENVVAACGALYQDTLSTLRQRIQVHGDMRNLQQPNNASKIRALLLAGIRSARLWRQLGGHRWQLVISRRKLLKELYPLMRNE; this comes from the coding sequence ATGAGCCCGACCCAGGAGCAATTGACGGCATTGGGCGGGGTATTTCTCGCCGCGGTGCTGGTAGACAAGATCGCCAAGACCGGACAGGTCACCGAGTCGGGCCTGACCTGCATGCTCGGCAGCCTGTTGATCCGCGACCCCAAGGACACCCTGGAAGTCTACGGCGGCGACGACCTGGCCCTGCGCGAAGGTTATCGTGCGCTGATCGGCGCCCTGGAACGCGACCCCAGCACCCTGCAGCGCGAGCCGCTGCGCTATGCGCTGTCGATGCTCGGCCTTGAGCGGCAACTGGCCAAGCGCGACGACCTGCTGGAAACCATCGGCAAACGCCTGCCGCAAATCCAGTCCCAGGTCGAGCATTTCGGGCCGGCCCACGAAAACGTGGTCGCTGCCTGTGGCGCGCTGTACCAGGACACCCTCAGCACGCTGCGCCAACGAATCCAGGTCCACGGAGACATGCGCAACCTGCAACAACCGAATAACGCCTCGAAAATCCGCGCCCTGCTGCTGGCCGGCATTCGTTCGGCGCGGCTATGGCGGCAATTGGGCGGCCATCGTTGGCAACTGGTCATCAGTCGTCGCAAATTGCTTAAAGAGCTTTACCCGTTGATGCGCAACGAATAA
- the mnmA gene encoding tRNA 2-thiouridine(34) synthase MnmA: MRDPAPSDIQKKRVIVGMSGGVDSSVSAVLLMEQGYQVEGLFMKNWEEDDGTEYCTAMDDLADAQAVCDKIGIKLHTANFAAEYWDNVFEHFLAEYKAGRTPNPDILCNREIKFKAFLDYAMMLGADLIATGHYVRRRDIDGRTELLKGLDPNKDQSYFLHAVGGEQIAKTLFPVGELEKPEVRRIAEKHGLATAKKKDSTGICFIGERRFSDFLKQYLPAQPGEIKTTEGEIIGRHHGLMYHTIGQRQGLGIGGLKDASEEPWYVLVKDLEHNELIVGQGNEHPWLFSGALLASDIYWVNPIDLSTPRQLTAKVRYRQSDQPCTLEKTASGYRATFDDPQRAVTPGQSVVFYDGEICLGGGVIEVAEPWSSQA, encoded by the coding sequence ATGCGTGATCCAGCCCCTTCTGACATCCAAAAGAAGCGCGTCATCGTCGGCATGTCCGGCGGCGTGGATTCTTCCGTTTCCGCCGTCCTGCTCATGGAGCAGGGTTATCAGGTGGAAGGCCTGTTCATGAAGAACTGGGAAGAAGACGATGGAACGGAATACTGCACCGCCATGGACGATCTGGCGGATGCCCAAGCGGTTTGCGACAAGATTGGCATCAAGCTGCACACCGCCAACTTCGCCGCTGAGTACTGGGATAACGTGTTCGAGCATTTCCTGGCCGAATACAAGGCTGGTCGTACGCCGAACCCCGACATCCTGTGCAACCGCGAAATCAAGTTCAAGGCGTTCCTCGACTACGCCATGATGCTGGGCGCCGATCTGATTGCTACCGGCCACTACGTACGTCGCCGCGACATCGACGGGCGCACCGAACTACTCAAGGGCCTGGACCCGAACAAGGACCAGAGCTACTTCCTGCACGCCGTCGGCGGCGAGCAGATCGCCAAGACGCTGTTCCCAGTAGGCGAACTGGAAAAGCCCGAGGTGCGCAGGATCGCCGAAAAACACGGCCTGGCCACCGCCAAGAAGAAGGACTCCACCGGTATCTGCTTTATCGGCGAACGTCGCTTCAGCGACTTTCTCAAGCAGTACCTGCCCGCGCAGCCAGGCGAGATCAAGACCACTGAAGGGGAAATCATCGGCCGCCACCACGGCCTGATGTACCACACCATCGGTCAGCGCCAGGGCCTGGGCATCGGCGGCTTGAAAGATGCGAGCGAAGAGCCGTGGTACGTGCTGGTCAAGGACCTGGAGCACAACGAGCTGATCGTTGGCCAGGGCAACGAACACCCATGGTTGTTCTCCGGCGCCCTGCTCGCTTCGGACATCTACTGGGTCAACCCGATCGACCTGAGCACTCCGCGCCAACTGACGGCCAAGGTGCGCTATCGCCAGAGCGACCAGCCCTGCACCCTGGAAAAAACCGCCAGCGGTTATCGCGCCACTTTCGATGATCCACAGCGCGCTGTTACGCCCGGCCAGTCGGTGGTGTTCTATGACGGCGAAATTTGCCTGGGAGGTGGCGTGATTGAAGTCGCCGAACCCTGGAGCAGCCAGGCATGA
- a CDS encoding NUDIX hydrolase has product MTWQPHITVATIVEDNGRFLMVEELKGGRTVLNQPAGHLDPNETLTEAAVRETLEETGWDVEATGILGIYLYTAPSNGVTYQRVCFIAKALKHHPDYQLDEGIVRARWLTRDELIALRGDWRSELIIRCIDDYLAGFRHSLELIRPSL; this is encoded by the coding sequence ATGACCTGGCAACCCCACATCACCGTCGCCACCATCGTCGAAGACAACGGCCGCTTCCTGATGGTCGAGGAGCTCAAGGGCGGCCGCACCGTGCTCAACCAGCCAGCTGGCCACCTGGACCCGAACGAAACCCTGACCGAGGCCGCCGTGCGCGAAACCCTCGAAGAAACCGGCTGGGATGTCGAAGCCACCGGTATCCTCGGGATTTATCTGTACACCGCCCCCAGCAACGGCGTGACGTACCAGCGGGTGTGTTTTATCGCCAAAGCCTTGAAACACCACCCCGATTATCAACTGGACGAAGGCATTGTTCGCGCGCGCTGGCTGACTCGCGACGAATTGATAGCCTTGCGCGGCGACTGGCGCAGCGAGCTGATCATCCGCTGCATTGATGATTATCTGGCAGGCTTTCGCCACAGTCTCGAATTGATCCGCCCTTCTCTTTAG
- a CDS encoding NADP-dependent isocitrate dehydrogenase, with translation MPTRSKIIYTFTDEAPALATYSLLPIVEAFTASADIAVETRDISLAGRILASFPEQLGTKAVADHLAELGALAVTPEANIIKLPNISASTPQLQAAIKELQAQGYALPDYPETVTTDAEKETRARYDKVKGSAVNPVLREGNSDRRAPLSVKNYARKHPHKMGAWAADSKSHVAHMNNGDFYGSEKAVQIEAADAVKIELIGKDGSSTVLKEKTSALAGEILDSAVLSKNALRAFIAAEIEDAKKQGVLLSVHLKATMMKVSDPIMFGQIVAEFYKDALAKHATVLEQIGFNLNNGIGDLYARIKALPSDQQAQIEADIQAVYAARPSLAMVNSDKGITNLHVPSDVIVDASMPAMIRDSGKMWGTDGQLHDTKAVIPDRCYATIYQAVIEDCKANGAFDPTTMGSVPNVGLMAKKAEEYGSHDKTFQIKADGVVRVTDSKGNLLMEQSVEAGDIFRMCQTKDAPIQDWVKLAVNRARASNTPAIFWLDPLRAHDGVVVEKVQAYLKDHNTEGLDIRIMSPVDAMKFTLERTRKGLDTISVTGNVLRDYLTDLFPIMELGTSAKMLSIVPLMNGGGLFETGAGGSAPKHVQQLVEENFLRWDSLGEFLALAASLEHLGVNYNNPKALVLSKTLDQATGQFLDNNKSPSRKVGNIDNRGSHFYLALYWAQALAAQTEDTALQAQFGELAKTLTANEATIVAELNAVQGKPVDIGGYYAPNPELTSKAMRPSDTFNAAIAKLK, from the coding sequence ATGCCCACCCGCTCGAAGATCATCTATACCTTCACCGACGAAGCTCCAGCCCTCGCCACCTATTCACTGTTGCCTATCGTGGAGGCCTTCACCGCTTCTGCTGATATTGCCGTTGAAACCCGCGATATCTCCCTCGCAGGGCGCATCCTCGCAAGCTTCCCCGAGCAACTGGGCACCAAGGCCGTAGCCGACCACCTCGCCGAACTGGGCGCCCTGGCCGTCACCCCTGAAGCCAACATCATCAAGCTGCCCAACATCAGCGCTTCGACACCGCAGCTGCAAGCCGCGATCAAAGAGCTGCAAGCCCAGGGCTACGCCCTGCCGGACTACCCGGAAACCGTAACCACCGACGCGGAAAAAGAAACCCGCGCACGTTACGACAAGGTCAAGGGCAGCGCCGTGAACCCGGTCCTGCGCGAAGGCAACTCCGATCGCCGCGCACCGCTGTCGGTCAAGAATTACGCGCGCAAGCACCCGCACAAAATGGGCGCTTGGGCTGCTGACTCCAAGTCCCACGTAGCCCACATGAACAACGGCGATTTCTACGGCAGCGAAAAAGCCGTACAGATCGAAGCAGCCGATGCTGTCAAAATCGAGCTGATCGGCAAGGATGGCAGCAGCACCGTCCTGAAAGAAAAGACCTCCGCACTGGCCGGCGAAATCCTCGACAGCGCCGTGCTGAGCAAGAACGCCCTGCGTGCGTTCATTGCCGCCGAGATCGAAGACGCCAAGAAACAAGGCGTACTGCTGTCGGTCCACTTGAAAGCCACCATGATGAAGGTCTCCGACCCGATCATGTTCGGCCAGATCGTTGCCGAGTTCTATAAAGATGCCCTGGCCAAGCACGCCACCGTGCTGGAACAGATCGGCTTCAACCTGAACAACGGCATCGGCGACCTGTACGCTCGCATCAAGGCCCTGCCTAGCGATCAGCAAGCGCAGATCGAAGCTGACATCCAGGCGGTCTACGCCGCTCGCCCTTCCCTGGCGATGGTCAACTCCGACAAAGGCATCACCAACCTGCACGTGCCGAGCGACGTGATCGTTGACGCCTCGATGCCCGCCATGATCCGTGATTCCGGCAAGATGTGGGGCACCGACGGTCAACTGCACGACACCAAGGCCGTGATCCCGGATCGCTGCTACGCCACCATCTACCAAGCGGTCATCGAAGACTGCAAGGCCAATGGTGCGTTCGATCCAACCACCATGGGCAGCGTGCCAAACGTTGGCCTGATGGCGAAGAAAGCCGAAGAGTACGGTTCCCACGACAAGACCTTCCAGATCAAGGCTGACGGCGTAGTCCGCGTCACCGACAGCAAGGGCAACCTGCTGATGGAACAGTCGGTCGAAGCCGGCGATATCTTCCGCATGTGCCAGACCAAAGACGCGCCGATCCAGGATTGGGTCAAACTGGCCGTCAACCGCGCCCGCGCCAGCAACACCCCGGCCATCTTCTGGCTGGACCCGCTGCGTGCCCACGACGGCGTAGTGGTCGAGAAAGTTCAGGCTTACCTGAAAGACCACAACACCGAAGGCCTGGACATCCGCATCATGTCGCCAGTCGACGCGATGAAGTTCACCCTGGAACGCACCCGCAAGGGCCTGGACACCATCTCGGTGACCGGCAACGTACTGCGCGACTACTTGACCGACCTGTTCCCGATCATGGAACTGGGCACCAGCGCCAAGATGCTGTCGATCGTGCCGCTGATGAACGGTGGCGGCCTGTTCGAAACCGGCGCCGGCGGCTCGGCTCCGAAGCACGTGCAGCAACTGGTGGAAGAGAACTTCCTGCGCTGGGATTCTTTGGGCGAGTTCCTGGCCCTGGCTGCATCCCTCGAGCATTTGGGTGTGAACTACAACAACCCGAAAGCCCTGGTGCTGTCCAAGACCCTGGACCAGGCCACCGGCCAGTTCCTCGACAACAACAAATCGCCATCGCGCAAAGTCGGTAACATCGACAACCGCGGCAGTCACTTCTACCTGGCGCTGTACTGGGCTCAAGCCCTGGCCGCACAGACCGAAGACACCGCACTGCAAGCGCAGTTCGGCGAACTGGCCAAGACCCTGACCGCGAACGAGGCAACCATCGTTGCCGAACTCAATGCCGTCCAGGGCAAGCCGGTGGACATCGGCGGCTACTACGCGCCAAACCCCGAGCTGACCAGCAAGGCCATGCGCCCGAGCGACACCTTCAACGCGGCGATTGCCAAGTTGAAGTAA
- the icd gene encoding NADP-dependent isocitrate dehydrogenase encodes MGYKKIQVPAVGDKITVNADHSLNVPDNPIIPFIEGDGIGVDISPVMIKVVDAAVDKAYGGKRKISWMEVYAGEKATQVYDQDTWLPQETLDAVKDYVVSIKGPLTTPVGGGIRSLNVALRQQLDLYVCLRPVRWFEGVPSPVKKPGDVDMTIFRENSEDIYAGIEWKAGSPEAIKVIKFLKEEMGVTKIRFDQDCGIGVKPVSKEGTKRLARKALQYVVDNDHDSLTIVHKGNIMKFTEGAFKEWAYEVAAEEFGATLLDGGPWMQFKNPRTGKNVVVKDAIADAMLQQILLRPAEYDVIATLNLNGDYLSDALAAEVGGIGIAPGANLSDTVAMFEATHGTAPKYAGKDQVNPGSLILSAEMMLRHMGWTEAADLIIKGTNGAISAKTVTYDFERLMDGAKLVSSSGFGDALISHM; translated from the coding sequence ATGGGATACAAGAAGATTCAGGTTCCGGCAGTCGGCGACAAAATCACCGTCAATGCAGACCATTCTCTCAATGTTCCTGACAACCCGATCATCCCCTTCATCGAGGGTGACGGTATTGGCGTCGACATCAGCCCTGTGATGATCAAGGTTGTCGATGCTGCTGTTGACAAGGCTTACGGCGGCAAACGCAAGATTTCCTGGATGGAGGTGTATGCCGGCGAGAAAGCCACTCAGGTTTACGATCAGGACACCTGGCTGCCGCAGGAAACCCTGGATGCGGTCAAGGACTACGTGGTTTCCATCAAGGGTCCGCTGACCACGCCGGTCGGTGGTGGTATCCGTTCGCTGAACGTTGCCCTGCGCCAGCAGCTTGACCTGTATGTTTGCCTGCGCCCGGTGCGCTGGTTCGAAGGTGTGCCGAGCCCGGTCAAGAAGCCCGGTGATGTGGACATGACCATCTTCCGTGAGAACTCCGAGGACATTTACGCCGGGATCGAGTGGAAAGCCGGTTCCCCGGAGGCGATCAAGGTCATCAAGTTTTTGAAGGAAGAAATGGGTGTCACCAAGATCCGTTTCGACCAGGACTGCGGCATTGGCGTCAAGCCGGTCTCCAAGGAGGGCACCAAGCGCCTGGCGCGCAAGGCCCTGCAATATGTAGTCGATAACGACCACGACTCGCTGACCATCGTGCACAAAGGCAACATCATGAAGTTCACCGAAGGTGCCTTCAAGGAATGGGCCTACGAAGTGGCGGCTGAAGAATTCGGCGCGACCTTGCTTGATGGTGGCCCGTGGATGCAGTTCAAGAACCCGCGCACCGGCAAGAATGTCGTGGTCAAGGACGCCATCGCTGACGCCATGCTTCAGCAGATCCTGCTGCGCCCGGCCGAATACGATGTGATCGCCACCCTGAACCTCAACGGTGATTATCTCTCTGACGCTCTGGCGGCGGAAGTGGGCGGGATTGGTATTGCGCCGGGCGCCAACCTGTCCGATACCGTGGCCATGTTCGAGGCTACCCACGGTACCGCGCCGAAATACGCCGGTAAGGATCAGGTCAACCCGGGTTCGCTGATTCTCTCGGCGGAAATGATGCTGCGGCACATGGGGTGGACCGAAGCCGCTGACTTGATCATCAAGGGCACCAACGGTGCGATTTCGGCCAAGACCGTTACCTATGACTTCGAGCGCCTGATGGACGGTGCCAAGTTGGTGTCGTCGTCGGGGTTCGGGGATGCCTTGATTTCCCACATGTAA
- the cspD gene encoding cold shock domain-containing protein CspD: MSMASGKVKWFNNAKGYGFINEEGKDEDLFAHYSAIVMEGYKTLKAGQEVSFEIIEAPKGRHAVNISAPVIAGKAQEGLAQESKEQLA; this comes from the coding sequence ATGAGCATGGCAAGCGGTAAGGTCAAGTGGTTCAACAACGCCAAGGGCTATGGCTTCATAAATGAAGAAGGCAAGGATGAAGACCTTTTTGCGCATTACTCCGCCATTGTTATGGAGGGTTACAAGACGCTGAAAGCGGGCCAGGAAGTGTCCTTTGAGATTATTGAAGCACCAAAAGGCAGGCATGCAGTGAACATCAGCGCTCCGGTAATCGCTGGTAAAGCCCAGGAAGGTCTTGCTCAAGAATCAAAAGAGCAACTGGCCTGA
- the clpS gene encoding ATP-dependent Clp protease adapter ClpS, with amino-acid sequence MHAISQIRLTFNQDRPTFHQDDQEGHGHDDGSAGIAVQEAKPALQAPPMYKVVLFNDDYTPMDFVVEVLEVFFNLNRELATKVMLAVHTEGRAVCGVFTRDIAETKAMQVNQYARESQHPLLCEIEKDG; translated from the coding sequence ATGCATGCAATCAGCCAGATTCGACTAACATTCAATCAGGACCGCCCGACTTTCCATCAGGATGACCAAGAAGGTCACGGACATGACGACGGTTCTGCGGGCATTGCTGTTCAGGAGGCAAAGCCGGCTTTACAGGCACCGCCGATGTACAAGGTGGTTTTGTTCAATGATGACTACACACCGATGGATTTCGTCGTAGAAGTACTCGAGGTGTTTTTCAACCTGAACCGCGAGTTGGCGACCAAGGTAATGCTGGCCGTTCATACAGAAGGACGGGCAGTATGTGGAGTGTTTACCCGCGACATCGCCGAGACGAAGGCCATGCAGGTCAACCAGTACGCCAGGGAAAGCCAGCATCCGCTACTCTGTGAAATCGAGAAGGACGGTTAA